A single region of the Nitrospira sp. genome encodes:
- a CDS encoding IS3 family transposase produces RADVFDYIERFYNPRRRHSTLGYLSPMEFERQATEA; encoded by the coding sequence AGGGCCGATGTGTTTGATTACATCGAGCGCTTTTATAATCCGCGACGGCGGCACTCCACGTTAGGATATCTCAGTCCAATGGAGTTCGAACGACAAGCGACAGAAGCGTAG
- a CDS encoding type II toxin-antitoxin system Phd/YefM family antitoxin, with protein MAKTLSLSEVKTRLPELVAGVQEREEEVIVTKNGRPAAILINVDEYTRLKETLDVLSDPGLMSQIAESRAFYKTKHHGLSFEDVFGEPLMPVKKRRTA; from the coding sequence CTGGCAAAAACCCTGTCGTTGTCGGAGGTCAAAACGCGCTTGCCTGAATTGGTGGCTGGCGTGCAAGAGCGCGAAGAGGAAGTCATCGTCACGAAAAATGGGCGGCCGGCTGCCATCTTGATCAATGTCGATGAATATACCCGGCTCAAAGAAACCTTGGATGTCCTGAGCGATCCCGGACTCATGAGCCAGATTGCCGAGAGCCGGGCCTTTTACAAAACCAAACACCACGGGCTCTCGTTTGAAGACGTATTTGGCGAACCACTCATGCCCGTTAAAAAGCGGCGTACTGCATGA
- a CDS encoding type II toxin-antitoxin system RelE/ParE family toxin, whose amino-acid sequence MTPFTPSIPPHIAAVIRTLHPDLKQSIKSAIRAIAANPECCEPLQRELNGLRKYRVRRFRIVYAVEQKRRVIRLMAVGHRRTVYEELTDRIRRAARG is encoded by the coding sequence ATGACTCCGTTTACGCCAAGCATTCCCCCGCATATTGCAGCGGTGATCCGGACGCTTCATCCCGATCTTAAACAATCGATCAAGTCAGCCATTCGCGCCATTGCCGCCAATCCCGAATGCTGCGAGCCGCTCCAACGCGAACTGAACGGGTTACGAAAATATCGCGTGCGCCGCTTTCGCATCGTGTATGCCGTTGAGCAAAAAAGACGCGTCATCCGTCTGATGGCCGTCGGCCACCGTCGAACTGTGTATGAAGAACTGACCGACCGGATTCGACGTGCGGCCCGAGGCTAG
- a CDS encoding phosphopentomutase, with amino-acid sequence MMTRIVLLVLDGFGIGSLPDAESYGDAGCNTLQRLAAISKGLTLPNLEQLGLGLLGQFQGIRPMAQPEGCYGMLGFTTKGKHSLAGHWELAGYVIEDGPRPSETFTSELASGLEAALGQKTLGNCRTVHLEPIAEFGAEHQKSGMPIAWIDTAGTIMLAAHEQVVPPEELYRLAREARRRLKATMPVVRVVACPFVGQPGRFAVTERRRDFAVEPAGLTLLDHLSQASQLVFGVGKVGDLFSGRGVTRSVPLFQTPAVMDEVIGMFSKAPRGLIYANLPIMSPDLQDTVSTLQHVDRRLRDLQEHLKVGDVLIITGDHGFDCARPNPGHSREYVPCLVTGPRLARGVNLGTRSTAADLAQTIGEALGAARLPWGDSFLDALQSR; translated from the coding sequence ATGATGACGCGAATCGTACTGTTAGTGTTGGATGGGTTTGGCATCGGCTCCCTGCCCGATGCTGAATCATATGGCGATGCCGGCTGTAATACGCTGCAGCGGCTGGCCGCGATCTCCAAGGGACTGACTCTCCCAAATCTCGAACAACTCGGCCTCGGTCTCCTGGGCCAGTTTCAAGGCATCCGCCCCATGGCTCAGCCCGAGGGCTGCTACGGCATGTTGGGGTTTACGACGAAGGGCAAACACTCGCTGGCCGGACATTGGGAATTGGCCGGCTATGTGATCGAAGACGGCCCGCGTCCCTCTGAGACCTTTACGAGTGAATTGGCCTCCGGGCTCGAAGCCGCGTTGGGACAAAAGACGCTGGGGAATTGTCGCACGGTTCATCTGGAGCCGATTGCGGAATTCGGCGCCGAGCATCAAAAATCCGGTATGCCCATCGCGTGGATCGATACGGCGGGGACCATCATGCTGGCTGCCCACGAGCAGGTCGTTCCGCCGGAGGAATTGTATCGACTGGCGCGCGAAGCCAGACGGCGGCTCAAGGCGACGATGCCGGTCGTTCGCGTGGTGGCCTGTCCGTTTGTCGGGCAACCGGGGCGGTTTGCCGTCACCGAACGTCGCCGGGATTTTGCCGTGGAACCGGCGGGGCTGACCCTGCTGGATCATTTGAGTCAAGCCAGCCAACTGGTGTTCGGGGTAGGAAAAGTCGGCGATCTCTTCAGCGGGCGCGGCGTCACCAGATCGGTGCCTCTGTTTCAGACCCCTGCCGTCATGGACGAAGTCATCGGCATGTTCAGCAAGGCGCCTCGCGGTTTGATCTACGCAAACCTGCCTATCATGAGCCCCGATCTGCAGGACACCGTGTCGACGCTGCAACACGTCGATCGGCGGTTGCGCGACCTGCAAGAACATCTCAAGGTCGGCGATGTGCTCATCATCACGGGCGATCACGGATTCGACTGTGCCAGGCCGAATCCCGGGCATTCGCGCGAGTACGTGCCCTGCCTGGTGACCGGTCCGCGTCTCGCCCGCGGCGTCAACCTGGGGACGAGAAGCACTGCTGCCGATCTCGCTCAGACGATCGGTGAAGCGTTGGGAGCGGCGAGGTTACCCTGGGGTGACAGCTTCCTGGATGCCCTGCAGTCTCGCTAG
- the deoC gene encoding deoxyribose-phosphate aldolase, with product MGLVSWNENLPGLLDHTVLRPEATKADVLRLCAEAKEQGFVVIFVPPCYVDEAVAAVAGTAVQVGIPIGFPLGGHSTHAKVTEAIEAVAHGARVLDMVINISRLKSGDYDFVRQDMAAVVRATPGVNHKVILETCLLTREEKLTACRLAVEAGMDYVKTSTGFNQAGATVEDVRLMKEAVAGRAKVKASGGIRDWKSTRALLEAGADRIGTSASLKILAEWRAEQSGNR from the coding sequence ATGGGACTTGTGTCGTGGAACGAGAATTTGCCTGGCCTGCTGGATCACACCGTGTTGCGGCCGGAGGCGACCAAGGCCGACGTATTGCGGCTTTGTGCCGAGGCGAAGGAGCAAGGGTTTGTCGTGATCTTTGTGCCGCCCTGTTATGTCGATGAGGCAGTCGCGGCTGTCGCCGGCACGGCGGTGCAGGTCGGCATTCCGATCGGATTTCCGCTCGGCGGGCATTCGACCCATGCGAAGGTCACGGAGGCAATCGAGGCGGTGGCGCATGGCGCGCGAGTGCTGGACATGGTCATCAACATCAGCCGCCTGAAATCCGGCGACTATGATTTCGTGCGGCAGGATATGGCGGCGGTCGTGCGAGCCACGCCGGGCGTCAACCATAAGGTCATTCTGGAAACCTGCTTGCTCACCCGCGAAGAGAAACTGACAGCATGTCGTCTGGCCGTCGAGGCGGGCATGGACTATGTGAAGACCTCGACGGGATTCAATCAGGCCGGCGCCACGGTGGAGGATGTGCGGCTGATGAAAGAGGCCGTGGCGGGGAGGGCAAAGGTCAAGGCATCGGGCGGCATTCGAGACTGGAAGTCGACCAGGGCGTTGCTGGAAGCGGGAGCAGATCGCATCGGCACGAGCGCAAGTCTGAAGATCCTGGCCGAATGGCGGGCGGAACAGTCCGGCAATCGATGA
- the mltG gene encoding endolytic transglycosylase MltG gives MQKRLIAGLVLAAMILLTISGFLTLRWAQSPVVSGLPKPPSKIVVIPDGSTFQQVAAILKSEQLIRSRWAFLLLGKSRDVDRKIRPGEYELDGSMASQAILEKLRAGRVVLHPVTIPEGYNLVQIAEVLAGQQVTDVKEFSKLVRDRPFITTLGIEADSLEGYLFPETYSFPRQAKARDVIKAMVDGLHRVWSADLQEQAVRMKLSLHQVLTLASVIEKETGSKEERELIAAVFHNRLRKKIPLQSDPTVIYGLPAFDGNIHKRDLSVMSPYNTYRVQGLPPGPIASPGAHSLRAALFPAQASYLYFVSRNDGTHQFSSTLAEHNQAVEKYQKQPFRKRARGSLVTHGA, from the coding sequence ATGCAGAAGAGATTGATTGCAGGACTGGTGCTGGCGGCGATGATACTCCTGACCATCTCGGGGTTTCTCACGCTACGCTGGGCTCAAAGTCCCGTCGTCAGCGGGCTTCCTAAACCTCCCTCGAAAATCGTCGTCATTCCCGACGGCAGTACGTTTCAACAGGTCGCGGCGATTTTAAAAAGCGAGCAACTGATTCGCAGCCGCTGGGCATTTCTCCTGCTCGGCAAAAGCCGGGATGTCGATCGAAAAATTCGCCCGGGTGAATACGAGTTAGACGGGAGTATGGCGTCGCAAGCCATCTTGGAGAAGCTGCGGGCTGGGCGAGTCGTGTTGCATCCGGTCACAATCCCTGAAGGGTACAACCTGGTGCAAATCGCCGAGGTACTGGCGGGACAGCAGGTGACCGATGTCAAGGAATTCTCGAAGCTGGTCCGTGATCGCCCATTCATCACGACGCTTGGAATTGAGGCCGATTCACTGGAAGGGTATTTATTTCCGGAGACCTATTCCTTTCCTCGCCAGGCCAAAGCCCGTGATGTCATCAAAGCGATGGTCGACGGCCTGCATCGGGTGTGGAGCGCCGACCTGCAGGAACAAGCGGTGCGCATGAAGTTGTCTCTGCACCAAGTGTTAACGCTGGCGTCGGTGATTGAGAAGGAAACCGGCTCCAAGGAAGAGCGCGAATTGATCGCGGCGGTGTTTCACAATCGGCTGCGAAAGAAGATCCCCTTACAAAGCGATCCGACGGTCATCTACGGGCTCCCGGCGTTTGACGGCAACATTCACAAACGCGATTTATCCGTCATGAGCCCTTACAACACGTATCGCGTGCAGGGACTGCCGCCGGGACCGATTGCCAGCCCCGGAGCCCATTCGCTCCGTGCGGCCTTGTTCCCGGCGCAGGCGTCCTATCTGTACTTCGTGTCGCGCAACGATGGAACCCATCAGTTCTCCTCCACGCTGGCCGAACACAATCAAGCCGTGGAAAAATATCAGAAGCAGCCGTTCCGTAAGCGCGCGCGAGGCAGCCTTGTCACCCACGGCGCGTGA
- the ruvX gene encoding Holliday junction resolvase RuvX: MKGQRILAIDHGSKRIGFALSDELGWTAQPLETFYRRNPEADIRHIQELVREHEVGKVLVGLPLRLDGESGPAAKVVEEFIQLLEPALSVPVVTWDERMTTCAAEDLLIAADVGRRKRKGIVDRIAAAILLQSYLASLEKPSSGQEQALNQSEDDDRWSFDEPRVENAEEIDCRTGAGGDDTPDHLGVSHATLGSKSRRQRAS, from the coding sequence ATGAAGGGCCAGCGGATTCTTGCGATCGATCACGGCTCCAAACGGATCGGCTTTGCCTTGAGCGATGAGCTCGGGTGGACCGCCCAGCCGTTGGAGACGTTTTACCGGCGCAATCCCGAGGCCGACATCCGGCATATCCAGGAGTTAGTGCGCGAACACGAGGTCGGCAAGGTGCTCGTCGGCCTGCCGCTCCGGTTGGACGGGGAGAGCGGTCCCGCTGCCAAGGTGGTCGAGGAATTCATCCAGTTGCTCGAACCGGCCTTGTCGGTCCCCGTGGTGACCTGGGACGAACGGATGACGACCTGCGCGGCGGAGGACCTATTGATCGCCGCTGATGTCGGGCGACGGAAGCGGAAAGGCATCGTCGATCGAATCGCCGCCGCCATTCTGCTTCAGAGTTACCTTGCGAGCTTAGAGAAGCCGTCGTCCGGCCAGGAGCAGGCCCTGAACCAATCCGAGGACGACGATCGCTGGTCTTTTGACGAACCACGAGTCGAGAATGCAGAAGAGATTGATTGCAGGACTGGTGCTGGCGGCGATGATACTCCTGACCATCTCGGGGTTTCTCACGCTACGCTGGGCTCAAAGTCCCGTCGTCAGCGGGCTTCCTAA
- the alaS gene encoding alanine--tRNA ligase, which yields MSQPVNDLRRAFIQYFEQQGHRAVPSAPLIPQADPTLLFTNAGMNQFKRVFLGEETRAYQRAVSVQKCLRAGGKHNDLENVGYTRRHHTFFEMLGNFSFGDYFKEEAIRFGWEFLTSVVGLSKDRMWITIFREDDEADRLWRKIGVSPSRIVRCGEKDNFWQMADTGPCGPCSELHFDQGPSVPGDDTPNGEGDRVIEIWNLVFMQFNRDSAGTLNPLPKPSIDTGMGLERLTAVAQGRLSNYDSDLFTPLLAAIGRRAGAEYGAAEQADRSMRVIADHLRAITFLMADGVLPSNEGRGYVLRRILRRAARHGRLLGITEPFLHELTATVVDQMGEAYHELRHAAGTVAEATRGEEERFIATLDQGLPILNDMISKVKASGQQVLQGTEIFKLYDTYGFPMDLIAEACREQGITLDETGFEAAIEEQRTRARKTGGFEHETARPVLSDVATRVGTTAFVGYERLDSEGVVQALLQGDRLIKEAREGDEIELVLDVTPFYAEGGGQAGDQGVLTGTDGRVEIRETTRPVPTLIVHKGVVTSGSIRAGERLQLSVNSRTRQDAARNHTATHLVHAALRDLLGPHVKQYGSLVAPNRLRFDFAHFRPMSSRDIDEIEAIVNEQVRQDQPVQTAVMGVQDAVAGGALAFFGDKYGDQVRVVQIDTFSKELCGGTHCRRTGEIGLFRIVSESGVAAGVRRIECLTGSGALDSLKRLEADVRELSDLLKVAPAEVVARTRKLSEQLKDKERELADVKLKMASTSSTQAQAREINGVNVHAQRTDGLDVNGMRALADQLRDKLRSGVVALGAANDGKVSLLVVVTKDLVGRLKAGELIKEMAIEVGGTGGGRPEMAQAGGKNPDGLNPALEKVFGLVQKALEG from the coding sequence ATGAGCCAACCTGTAAATGATCTGCGGCGGGCCTTCATCCAGTATTTTGAACAGCAGGGCCATCGGGCGGTGCCGAGCGCGCCCTTGATTCCCCAGGCCGACCCGACGCTACTGTTTACCAACGCCGGGATGAATCAATTCAAGCGGGTGTTTCTGGGTGAAGAAACGCGCGCCTATCAGCGAGCCGTGAGCGTGCAGAAGTGTCTGCGTGCCGGTGGAAAGCACAACGACCTCGAAAATGTCGGCTACACCAGACGCCATCACACCTTCTTCGAAATGCTGGGGAACTTTTCCTTCGGCGATTACTTCAAGGAGGAGGCCATCCGATTCGGCTGGGAGTTCCTCACGTCGGTGGTCGGACTTTCGAAAGACCGGATGTGGATCACGATCTTCCGCGAAGACGATGAAGCCGATCGTTTGTGGCGGAAGATCGGCGTCTCCCCGAGCCGCATCGTGCGTTGTGGCGAGAAGGACAACTTCTGGCAGATGGCCGACACGGGCCCCTGCGGGCCTTGCTCGGAACTGCACTTCGACCAGGGACCATCGGTCCCCGGCGACGACACGCCGAACGGTGAAGGGGACCGGGTCATTGAGATCTGGAACCTGGTGTTCATGCAGTTCAACCGCGACAGCGCAGGCACGCTCAATCCGCTCCCGAAGCCGAGCATCGATACCGGCATGGGACTCGAACGTCTCACGGCGGTGGCCCAGGGCCGGCTCAGCAATTACGACAGCGATTTGTTCACACCATTGTTGGCGGCGATCGGACGTCGCGCCGGGGCTGAATACGGAGCAGCGGAGCAGGCGGATCGTTCCATGCGTGTGATTGCCGATCACCTCCGGGCGATTACCTTCCTGATGGCCGATGGTGTGTTGCCCTCGAATGAAGGGCGGGGTTACGTGCTCCGGCGAATTCTTCGGCGCGCGGCCCGTCACGGTCGGTTGCTGGGCATCACCGAGCCATTCCTGCATGAGCTGACAGCGACGGTCGTGGATCAGATGGGCGAGGCCTATCACGAGTTGCGGCACGCGGCCGGTACGGTGGCAGAAGCCACGCGCGGCGAAGAGGAGCGCTTTATCGCCACACTCGATCAAGGATTACCGATCCTGAACGACATGATCTCGAAGGTGAAAGCGTCGGGGCAGCAGGTGCTGCAGGGGACGGAGATTTTCAAATTGTACGACACGTACGGGTTCCCGATGGACCTCATTGCGGAAGCCTGCCGTGAGCAAGGGATCACCCTCGACGAAACCGGCTTTGAAGCCGCCATCGAAGAGCAGCGGACACGCGCCAGAAAAACGGGAGGCTTCGAGCATGAAACGGCGAGGCCGGTCCTCAGCGACGTGGCGACTCGTGTCGGAACCACAGCCTTTGTCGGGTATGAACGGTTGGATTCCGAAGGCGTGGTGCAGGCGCTTCTTCAGGGTGATCGCCTGATCAAGGAAGCCCGAGAGGGCGATGAAATCGAACTCGTGCTCGATGTCACGCCATTTTATGCGGAAGGCGGCGGGCAGGCCGGCGATCAGGGCGTGTTGACCGGTACCGATGGTCGCGTGGAGATTCGTGAAACCACCAGGCCGGTGCCGACATTGATCGTGCATAAGGGCGTGGTGACGTCGGGTTCCATTCGTGCGGGCGAGCGGTTGCAGCTTTCGGTGAATTCTCGCACGAGGCAGGATGCCGCGCGTAACCATACCGCCACCCATCTAGTGCATGCCGCGTTACGTGATCTGCTGGGGCCGCACGTCAAACAGTACGGCTCGTTGGTAGCGCCGAATCGCCTGCGGTTCGACTTTGCCCACTTCCGGCCCATGTCGTCTCGTGACATCGACGAGATCGAAGCGATCGTCAATGAGCAGGTCCGCCAGGATCAACCGGTGCAAACGGCCGTGATGGGGGTGCAGGATGCCGTGGCCGGCGGAGCGTTGGCCTTTTTCGGCGACAAGTATGGCGACCAGGTACGGGTGGTGCAGATCGACACCTTCAGCAAGGAATTGTGCGGCGGCACCCATTGCCGGCGCACGGGCGAAATCGGATTGTTCCGGATCGTGTCTGAATCCGGAGTGGCGGCGGGAGTGCGCCGGATCGAATGTTTGACCGGCAGCGGAGCGTTGGATTCCTTGAAGCGGCTGGAGGCGGACGTGCGGGAGCTCTCCGATCTCCTGAAAGTCGCTCCGGCTGAAGTCGTGGCCCGCACCCGGAAGTTAAGCGAGCAGTTGAAGGATAAGGAGCGGGAACTGGCGGACGTGAAGCTCAAGATGGCGAGCACGTCGTCGACCCAGGCCCAGGCTCGCGAGATCAACGGCGTGAATGTTCACGCGCAACGCACGGACGGCCTCGACGTGAACGGCATGCGGGCACTTGCCGATCAACTGCGTGACAAACTCCGGAGCGGCGTCGTGGCGCTCGGTGCGGCCAACGACGGTAAGGTGTCGTTGCTCGTGGTGGTGACCAAGGATCTGGTGGGGCGCTTGAAGGCAGGTGAATTGATCAAGGAGATGGCGATCGAAGTCGGCGGCACCGGAGGTGGGCGTCCAGAGATGGCACAGGCCGGCGGAAAAAATCCCGACGGGCTGAATCCGGCGCTGGAAAAAGTTTTTGGGTTGGTCCAAAAGGCCTTGGAAGGGTAG
- a CDS encoding regulatory protein RecX, which produces MPAGRGERRHGESQPDFLTMAIRYLARAERTASQVDQYLEGKGAGPAQRREVVRELERRGYLNDQAFATRWAEARLLRRPMGRERLKLELLGRGFEEPVAERALQSAFRSISEQELACRALEGRAASTRPLQWVRLLRQRGFDDDTIQQVTQVDWETGLDEL; this is translated from the coding sequence ATGCCGGCCGGCCGCGGTGAACGACGACATGGGGAGTCGCAGCCGGATTTCCTGACCATGGCGATCCGGTATCTTGCCCGTGCCGAAAGGACCGCATCGCAGGTTGATCAATACCTTGAGGGAAAAGGGGCAGGCCCGGCGCAGAGGCGCGAGGTTGTACGCGAGCTGGAGCGCCGTGGCTATCTCAATGACCAGGCCTTTGCCACGCGCTGGGCAGAAGCCAGGCTCTTGCGACGTCCGATGGGGCGTGAGCGGTTGAAGTTGGAACTCCTCGGTCGAGGCTTCGAAGAACCGGTGGCGGAGCGGGCCTTACAGAGTGCCTTCCGGTCGATTTCCGAGCAGGAATTGGCCTGCCGGGCGCTGGAAGGGCGTGCGGCGAGTACACGCCCTCTACAATGGGTGAGATTGTTGCGGCAACGTGGGTTTGATGACGACACCATTCAGCAAGTCACGCAAGTCGACTGGGAGACGGGGTTAGACGAGTTATGA
- the recA gene encoding recombinase RecA produces the protein MSEKDEKKRALDLALAQIEKQYGKGAVMKLGTEGRPADVPAISSGSLGLDIALGVGGFPRGRVVEIFGPESSGKTTLTLHAIAEAQKAGGVAAFIDAEHALDLTYAKKLGVHTDDLLVSQPDTGEQALEIAETLVRSGAIDVIVVDSVAALVPRAEIEGEMGDAHMGLQARLMSQALRKLTAAIAKSQTTLIFINQIRMKIGVMFGNPETTTGGNALKFYSSVRLDIRRIESIKDGQDVTGSRVRVKVVKNKMAPPFRQAEFDIMFSEGISKSGEIVDMGVEKRVVEKAGAWYSYKGERLGQGREAVRDFLKTNPAIAKEIEGKVRELAGLPLRGADKKVDAKDEKPERKIESRQDDKRGQSARATT, from the coding sequence ATGAGTGAAAAAGACGAGAAGAAGCGCGCGTTGGACCTGGCCCTGGCTCAGATTGAAAAACAATACGGCAAGGGCGCGGTGATGAAGTTGGGAACCGAGGGTCGACCGGCGGACGTGCCGGCGATTTCGAGCGGTTCCCTGGGATTGGATATTGCGCTCGGCGTGGGCGGATTCCCGCGCGGACGGGTTGTCGAAATTTTTGGTCCGGAGTCGTCCGGGAAAACAACCCTCACCTTGCATGCGATCGCCGAGGCGCAGAAGGCCGGCGGGGTCGCCGCCTTCATCGATGCCGAACATGCGCTGGATTTAACCTATGCCAAGAAGTTGGGTGTGCATACCGACGACTTGCTCGTGTCTCAACCGGATACCGGCGAGCAGGCCCTCGAAATTGCGGAAACCCTCGTGCGCAGCGGGGCGATCGATGTCATCGTCGTCGACTCCGTAGCGGCGTTGGTACCCAGGGCTGAAATCGAAGGCGAGATGGGTGATGCCCACATGGGCTTGCAGGCGCGGTTGATGTCGCAGGCGTTGCGCAAATTGACGGCGGCGATCGCGAAGTCCCAGACGACCCTGATCTTCATCAATCAAATCCGCATGAAAATCGGCGTGATGTTCGGCAATCCGGAAACCACAACGGGCGGCAACGCGTTGAAGTTCTATTCGTCTGTGCGGCTGGATATTCGCCGTATCGAGTCGATCAAGGATGGACAGGATGTCACCGGGAGCCGTGTGCGGGTGAAGGTGGTCAAGAATAAAATGGCCCCGCCGTTCCGGCAGGCGGAATTCGACATCATGTTTTCCGAGGGGATTTCCAAGTCGGGCGAGATCGTCGATATGGGAGTGGAGAAGCGCGTGGTGGAAAAGGCCGGCGCCTGGTACTCCTATAAAGGGGAACGGTTGGGACAGGGGCGCGAAGCCGTGCGCGATTTTCTGAAGACCAACCCAGCCATTGCCAAGGAAATCGAAGGAAAAGTGCGCGAACTCGCCGGGCTGCCACTGCGGGGGGCCGACAAGAAGGTTGATGCCAAGGACGAGAAGCCTGAGCGAAAGATTGAGAGCCGCCAGGACGACAAGCGCGGCCAGAGTGCGAGAGCGACGACATAG